CCTCCAACCATTTGAATGAATCTGGGCGGATTAGCTTGCAACCAATAACTGTAACGCGCCCTAGCTGTTGCCAGATCTAAAGTAGTTGCGATCGCCAACAACCTCTCCAAATCCGGTTTAACTGCTGCCACCTGTTCTGTCAAAGCTCTGCGAATCGCTTCTTCCTCAGCTTGCTCTTGACGAATGAGTTGCCGCATCTGATTTCCCAACGACACAATCGCGTTTGGTTCCACGTACAGGGTAACGCCGCTCATCGATGTGTCGTGAACTATACCTGGGATAGCATCTTTGCTAGTTGCTTTCACGGGGATAACGAAGCGATCGCCCCGCTGGGTAATCACCTGTTCCTGCACCGCGCCGGATTGCCGCTGTAAAATGCCTTGCAATATCTGATAGATGCGATCGCGCTGTTGCCGCATTTGCTGGCGAATGCCGGCGAGTTTGGGACTAGCTCTGTCTGCCACTTCGCCGCGATCGTCGATGCAGTGGTGAATTTCCTGCTCTAGCTCCGGATAAGTCCGCAAATCTGCCACTAACTCCGTCAGAACGGGCAAATCTTCTTGGTTATCGATAACTCGACGCAGTTGTCTTGTCCCCGCCAGAGTTGTCGCAATGTTGAGCAACTCTTCCCCAGACAAGATACCTTGGAGTTCGGCTCGTTCGAGCGCATCTCCTATATCATAAATTCCGTCAAAAGTCCAGCCTGTTGTCAGGCGAGTTTCCAATTTGTAAACTTCTTGAGTTTGCGCCAACAGAGTCAGACTCTCGTCTTGAGTTTGGGGAATTTGCAGACGACGAGAAGCAATAGCTCCCAGCTTGGTGGCAGCAAAAGTGGACAGGTGTTGGCACAGACGTGGCCATTCCAGTAGTTCTAGGGTTTCGGCTTGAATCAAAGCTTATTTGTGGAAATTAAATATAAATAAGAGTTCCAATTCTCAGGATAAAGCAGGAACACCCGTTTCGGGTTATTCCAAAGGTGGGGTAAGAGCAAATCCGCTGGGATTATCCCCGTTATTTTTGCGGAGAGTGGGGGAGCGGGAGAGCGGGGGAGCGGGAGAACGGGGGACTTGGACAACTCAGATCTTGCACCATTATCAACAAGCCTGGAAAAACCGGGTTTCTTGACGAAAAATCTAGGCTTTCAAAAAGCTATTTGCAAGAAACCCGGTTTTTAGCCAAGGTGCAAGATGTGAGTAGACATACGGCATCAGCAAATATTCTCACTGACATATCGTACCGATCGACGCCGTACACCTACGCAGAAACGCGCAAATAAACCCGGTTTCTATCAAAAAATGTGCATTTGGCAATTACAAATCTACGCAGAAACGCGCAAACAAACTTGGTTTCTATCAAATATTCTGCGCTTGGCAATTAAAAGTCTATGCAGCAACAAGGTTTCTGGCTTTTCGCGATCTCGCAGTTATGACGATCGCAATTTCCACAGTTAGCGGTCTTTACAACAACCTGATTAAATTCGGCTTTATTTAAAGCTTTGGGAAAGATTTCAGAATAAATCAAGGGTATATTCTATAATTTCGAGCAGTTTACAAATTTTTTTGCTTTCATAAGGCTTCTTTCTACATTTTACTTAAGGAAAATAGCGACGATCGAATCTTGCGATCGCGCTCCCAAGCCAAAATGTAAAGTTTTGCAACAAGAAACTAGCTAGCGCATAATATCGGAACTTTCATCCCGATAGATATATAGAGCCAAAAAGTATCAGGTATGGGAGGGTGCAATGTCTGACTTGGATATCGGAGTTTTGAATAGCGATCGAAATTATTCCGGTTTGGTCGATAGCACCGATCCGTTTGACTTGTATAAGTTCAGCTTGAACTCTCCGGGAAAAGTCGGTGTTTCCCTGACCGGATTAACTGGAAATGCCGACCTAGAGGTACTTGACACAGGGGGAAGAGTATTATATAATTCTGCGAACGGCGATTGGAGTGATGAAGCGATCGCGATCGACAACTTAGCCGCCGGAAATTACACAATTCGAGTCAACCAAGTTAGCGGCGAAGCGAATTACAACCTGAATGTCAAAGTTGAGAATATTCAAGTTGACCCTCTGACTGGATTGAATATCGAATCGGGATATTTTACAGTCGGAGAAACCGGACAAGTTGGAGTAGATTTTATTAATGATGGCGGTTGGTATAAAGGGGAATTAGCCATCTTCAGTTTAGACGGAATGGATCGATTTGTTCCCGGTTCCGTAGAGTTTATTAAAGAAGCAGCAAATCGATCGCTAAGTAATTCAAACTTAGGTTATGTAGTAATTTCCGACCCCAACGAAGCGGCAAAGTTTAATGTTGGTTTGGCAAATGCCGATAACGATGGAGAATACAAAGGCGTCAAAACCTTTGCGATGAAACCGGGAGATAAATTTGGCGTGATGTTAGTGCCAAATGGCAAAGTGCAGGAAGTATTTAATCAACCGAATATTGGTGGTAGCAAACGTCCGTTATTCTCTTTAGTGACAGCGAATCCCAATGAAGCTTTTCATATCGGACAAGTTGCCGATATTAATGGAACGGGAAGTGCATTTGCGATCGAGGATCAGCGCGTTGATACCGGAACAGATAAAGATTATAACGATGTCGTTTTCAAGTTAACTGGTGCGACGGGAAAAGCAGTTAATTTGGATGAGGTGATTAATCCAGAAAAAGATTGGCGGAATTCTAAGTTGGGTAAAGATTTGATCGATTATGTGAAAAAAGAAGAGTTAGCGATCGATCCAAAACCACCAGTTGATACCACACCTATCGATCCAAAACCACCAGTTGATACCACACCTATCGATCCAAAACCACCAGTTGATACCACACCTATCGATCCAAAACCGCCTGTTGATACCACACCTATCGATCCAAAACCACCAGTTGATACCACACCTGTAGATCCAAAACCACCAGTTGATACCACACCTGTAGATCCAAAACCGCCTGTTGATACCACACCTGTAGATCCAAAACCGCCTGTTGATACCACACCTGTAGATCCAAAACCGCCTGTTGATACCACACCTGTAGATCCGACACCACCGATCGATCCAACACCAGTCGATCCGACACCACCGATCGATCCAATCCCAGTCGATCCAACACCACCGATCGATCCAATCCCAGTCGATCCAACACCAGTCGATCCAACACCAATATACAATGCTGGTAATACACTCGCTACAGCGCGTGATTTGGGAACATTGCGCGTTAATGCTAGTGAAATAGGCTACAGCTTAGGTGTTAGGGACTTTGTTAATAATGTTGATGAATACGACTATTACCGCTTTAATTTCGAGGATACTAACAATTTAAATGTGCGTTTGGATGACTTGAGTGGAGATGCTAAGGTTGAATTAATTCAAGACTTAAATAATAACAATCAAGTCGATGAAGGCGAAGTTTTAGAAATTTCTGATGGTGGTACAGCATCACAGTTAATTAACCGCACTCCTTTAGACAAGGGGATTTACTACGTGCGAGTTTCTCCGGGTGACGCGGGTGAGACTAATTACTGTCTCAGTTTGACGGCGAGTTCACCAGAATTATCGATCGCACCAAATCAACCTTTAATTGGTATCATCGATACTGGGTTTAGTGGGAATAATGCCGATCTTGATTATCGTCGATTTAAGTTGGGAAGCGATCGCATTTCCAACGACAACAACCCCTTACTCTCTCCCGGTGAAGGAAACGAACACGGGACTCACATTTTAGGGTTAATTGCTGCTACCCAAGGTAATGGAATTGGGATTGATGGAATTAATGAAAAAGCACCAATTTGGTTGGGACGTGCGGTAGGTAGTGGGAATTGGGCTTCTTCGCTGATCGAATTTGTGGATGCGGCGAAACAGTCGGGACAGAAAAATGCGGTTGTGAATCTCAGTTTAGATTTAACGCAAATTAACCCAGATGGTAGCGTTACTACAAGATATGAGTTAACGCCAAAAGAACGGGAAGCGATCGAATTTGCGCGGCAAAATCATGTCCTAATAGTTACTGCTGCTGGTAATGATGGCGGCGTGATGTCCGTTTTGGGACAAGCATCCCAGGAGTTTGACAATATTATTACAGTTGGCGCATCGAATGAGTTCGATCGAGCCAACTATTCCAGTTATGGTGCGGGTTTGGATATTTTAACTGAAGGCGGTAACACGGATAATCCCGTGCTGTCTACAGTAAAAGATGGCGTAGGTATGATGGCGGGGACTTCCGTTGCAGCAGCGAGGGCGACGGGTGTAGCATCTTTAATATGGGCAGCAAATCCCAATCTTAGCTACAGACAAGTAATTGATATTCTCGAATTGACGGCGGTGGATGTGAAAACGCCGGGGTGGGATGCAGAAACGGGCGCTGGGTTATTAAATGCAGTAAGTGCGATCGAATTAGCGAAGAAAACAACACCGCAAACTTACACGCCTTTTCCTTGGGTAGCGCCATTAACATGGAGTGGAGAGGGTTTAGTTACCCCTGTTGATCGCGCTGCGAGTGGAGGTAATACCCTAGCTACGGCGGCGGTGCAACCAGATCCTAACTTCTCTGATAGCGATACAGTTGATGTCAATAATCGCGAAAAATATTATGAAGTTACTATTGAGCAACCGGGTTATTTACGCTACACAATTACCCGCAGCAATGGTACAGAATGGTTGCCAAATGTAGAGCGGTTGAGGACAGATGGAAAGCCAACATCGCGTCAATTTTCCTCTTCCTACTCCAAATTATACAACGTAGGGGCAGGCTCACCGAACGGAGGCGGATATGTAGGGGGTGCATACATCGCCCCAGTTTCCAACACTGAGGAGATGTTTGTCGATCCTGGTACATACTATTTCAAAATCGATTTAGAGGATTCCCAAAACAACTTTTTAGATACTTTTGGAGATGAACCTATTGTTTATCATACTAATCTCCAAAACTATAACCTAACATCTGAATTTATTCCCGATCGACCTTCTAGTTTCTCTGGGGCTGCACAATTTAAAACTCCGTCGGGAGTAACTGTAGCTGAACTAAATACTTCAGATCAACTTAACTACAATCCAACTAATTCTACTCAACCAGGGGTAAATTATTGGCTAGATGTAAACGAACCAGGGAATTTAAGCCTTAAAATAAGCTCGTCTATTGCCGATCGGATTCAACTACAAGTTAAGAAGCTGGTAGGACTTGAAGGCGAAAATGGTGCTGGGGAAATATTAGTAGATACTGGGTTTGTTGCGCTCGATCTATCTCAGCCAATAGAGTTAAAAAATCTGAACAAAGGGCGCTATATTTTGGAAGTTCTGCCGCGTCCTTCTTGGGATAATATTAATCGGCAATGGATTCAGCAGCCATACACACAACCTTTCACAATTAATGGTGTTTTCTCTCGACAAGCACCAAATCCAGGTGAAGGACAAGTTCCAAGTTATGCTGGAGGATTTTCTAAGACTATTACGAGTAATGGGGTAGATACTCATTACTATGCTAATGGTTACTTGAGCGTGCAGCCGAGTGGTTATGCAACTTGGTATACTTATGGTGCGGGTGTTCCTTTACCGACAATTCCAGGGGCAACAGTGCCCGGTGCATCAGTTCCACCATTTTCTACATTAGGATTGGGAACTGCTACGCCAGTGGCAACTGTACCGCCAGATTATGCGGGAAATAGCTTTAATCAAGCACGCAATATCGGCGTACTTAATAGCACTCAAACTTTTCAAGATTTCTTGGGTGATGCCGATCCATCTGACTATTACCGCTTTGAATTAAATAATGATAGCAACCTGAATTGGCGCGTAGATGGATTAAATCCAGGGGTAGATTTTCAACTGTATAATAATGATTTTAAATTGCAGTGGAGTACGAATACTCCCGCGCCGAATTTTAGCTCGGATATGGCTGGTACATATCCAGGTACTCCAGGCACTTACTACATCCGATTGAAACCTTTTGCTTCTGGTGGTTCTAACTATAACTTTAGTTTGTCTGCTATTCCCAGAAACACAGCACCGGAAAATTTGCAGTTTAACTTAACGAGTAATAGCTACAGCGTAGGAGAAACTGTTGATCTAAATGGCAAAGTTTTCGATCGCAATGGTGCTAATGACATTTCTAGAGTAGATTTATCGCTGAAACAGAATGGTAATGAATGGCAATTTTTAAGAAGTAATCAAAGTTTGAACAGGGATGGTCAATGGGCAAATTTCTCTTTGAGCCTGGACGATTTAGCAACTGGTAACTATGAGTTGCAGGCTATTGCTTATGACCAGTCTGGTGCTGCAAGTAACACTGTTACTGGTGCGTTCCAGGTAACAGCACCTTTTGATAATAATGCTACTCAATGGTTCTCCAATGGCAAGACGCTGAGTGGCGATATGCTGGCTGAATATAATCGGCTTGTATCTCAGGGTAATTATTTGGGTAATCCCAGCTTTGTCGATTCGACCGATCGCAATACTTACTTTGGTACTCCCGTTCGGCGATCTTTCTTCCAGCAACCAGGTCAAACAAGGGGTTATTACTCTATCTATCAGAGCAAATACGGTACTTTCTCCTTGGGAGGAGCAATCGCTGACTACTACACAAATACTTACTTTAACAGTCCTAACGATCTGAATGGACTGTTTGCAGTTGATTCTGGTTTAGGCGTACCGACTTCATCTGTTATCAGACAGGCTGATGGGACTGAAGTGGCTTATTTTGAAGGAGGAATGCTGACAAATCGGTATGGAGTTGTCACGCCAACTTACTACCAAAAAGATCGGTTTGATTTGGTAGGTCAAGGTGCGCCTAACGGTACGGAGTTGCAGTGGAAAAATGATTATGGATACTGGAATCCGTCAAGTGTAGGACAACCAACTGATTCAGTTCGTCGCATTAATAATGGATGGATTCAGGAGTTTAAAACTAATCCTTCGGGCGATATAGACAATATTTTCTTGCTCAAAGATGGTCAGTCAGTTCTGGGAGGTAAAGATACAAACAACATTCCTAATGGTGGCCCATACCGAGTTCAGGGAGGTTTCTTGAATGCTTACCGCTCAGTAGGTGGTTATGAGCGACAAAATGGTGGTTTAGGCTTCCCAACGATGTCACAGTTGCGATCGGATTTCAATGGCTATGAACTTTATCAAGCCTTTGAGAATGGCTTTATTGCGAAGACTTACGACGATCACACTATTATCCGAAATTGGCAAGGGCAAGATATTCAGCCTGAAATTTCAGCTAACCATTGGAAGGCCGAATATTTCAATAACCGCGATTTATCAGGCAATTCTGTATTATTGGAAGATTGGGGAGAAAGTAATAGTTTCAGGCGCGAGTGGGGAGATGGCGCTCCCGCAGGTGTTCCCTCAGATAATTTCTCTGTTCGTCTAACTACTCAGCGTTATTTTGCCCCGGGTAATTACCAAATTAATACCAACTCCGATGATGGAGTGCGAGTCCGAATCGGCAATCAAACTGCTATCGATAAATGGGTTGAACAAGAGTTTAAAAATCAACACGAAGGTTATTTTCGCTCGGAGGGTGGGGAATATCCAGTAACAGTTGAATATTTTGAGAGTGGTGGCAATGCAGCATTGCAACTCAATATTTATTTTGCAGAAACTGTTGGTGGTTCGCAGTGGCGATCTACTTTCTACCGTTGGGATCAAAACCAAGGCAATATGCCGCCTGGGAATTTCTATGAAAATTCCAATAACATTATTGGTGTTCTCAATCTTGGTGAGAATCGACGCAGCGATGGAAAGTATGGCATAAATCAAAATTGGGGTGCTGGTTCTCCCAAGGGTGATTCGCGAATTCCTAACGATTACTTTGCCGTTCGCAGCTATACTCAAGCTAAATTTGAGGCTGGCAAAACTTATGTGGCACGAGTAAGAGCAGATGATGGTTTCCAACTAAGTGCCAAGCGTGCGAATACGGAGGAATGGGTTGACATTACACCTAAAGATCAATGGCAGCAGGCTTACGGCGCATACAAGGAGATTCAGTTTCAAGTTCCCCAAAGTGGCTGGTATGATTTTCACTTCCACCATTTTGAAGAACGGGGTGATGCTTACATCGATCTCTCTTGGGAAGAGGTAACAGGTGGGTCACCTAATGGCGGTGGCAATCCGGGTAGTTATCCTGGCAATGGTGGCAACTCAAATTACTTAAGTGAACTTAATTCTTGGTCAAACGATCAATGGAATTGGGCAGCCGGAGACAATACTCGAATTACTGGCAAATATTGGTCTGTGGAAACAGATGAAACAAATTACTCCAGTCAGCAAGCCATCTTGCAAATATACAATGAATTGTCTAAACAACTTCTGGGTGCAGAATACAAATCTTCTGCTGGTTATGTTCAAGACCCCAGTTACTATAATGACCCCGCAGCAGGTGGTCAGTACGGATATCATGACGGCATAGATATTGATACTCCGAACTGGACTCCAACTAATGTCAAAGCTTTAGTCGGTGGAACAGTTAGTATAGTCCAGAATCAAGTAGGTAATTATTTCCTCCAAGTTGCAGGTGATGATGGTCGCTTCTATCGATACGGACACCTCAGTAGTGTAAATATAAGTTCTGGTAGGGTCAATGCGGGTGATGTGATTGGTCAAGTAGGTATGTCAAGTGCCTCAAACCACCTGCATTTCCAGGTAAATAGAAGTAAATCTCAACCCACAGGTTACAATCGCTGGAACCAAGCAGATGTTTATGGATGGACTCTCAATCCTCTAAAGGTATTTTGGGAACTCAGAAATAATGGAATTAATAACACTGGAAGCGGAAGTTCTAGCGGCGGGTCAAGTGGTAGCAATCTGGGTAGTTTCCCTGGCAATAATGGAAACAACAGTGATATAGATATCCAACTCGACTTCTACGGGGAATTCAGTCAAATACAAAAAGAGGTTATTGAGCAAGCCGCAAAAAACTGGGAGAATATCATCACGCAAGATAAAGTTGTGACTGGTGTCTTAAGAATTGCGGTTACTCAAAGCACAAAGAAAATAAGTGGTCAAAATTGGAATGCTTGGGCAGAATCATATCTGGATTATGAAAAAAATAACCGAATAGATTGGACGGCTAGCAATGGTAATGACTTTGAAGGTCAGAATCGGATTAACTTTAACAGCAACAGACTCAACGAGCCATTATCAAATAACTGGCTATTGAGATTGACTATGCACGAACTTGGTCACACATTAGGTCTTGATGAGGCCAATCCGGGATATGATACAAGCCTGGGAATGGACAGTTTAATGAATTTAAGCTCACCAAATCAAGGTGGTTTAAATGAAAAAATAACTGAGGGGATGTATCGAAAATTGGAATATCTTGGTTATCAAGTTAATCGCAATACCGGAATTAACTGGCTGCGCTGATTTATCTGTTCTTTGGTGGGAATGAGTTGATCTCGCTTTCTCTGTGTCTGTAGCTAACGCCATTACTAATCCTTTCCAATCGAGCGTCGCACTTTCGGAACAAGAGTGCGATCGCCCTTTTCGCTATGTCAGTGCTGGTAGGGATGAGAGTGCGATCGTACTTTTTCGGATGTCAGTGCTGATGGGGATGAGAGTGCGATCGTACTTTTTCGGATGTCAGTGCTGATGGGGATGAGAGTGCGATCGTACTTTTTCGGATGTGAGTGCGATCGTACTTTTTCGGATGTGAGTGCGATCGTACTTTTTCGGATGTCAGTGCTGGTGGGGATGTGAGTGCGATCGCTTCTTTTTTCTATGGAATATTAAAAAGCGATCGCTCAGATCATAGCTATAATTGAGCTAACACAAGCTACACTACCCATGCCGGAATCCTTACAAACTTCACGACTCCAGCAAGCGATCGATACCGTAGAATCCCTATCGCTTGAGGAACAAAACCTAGTCGTTGAAATCTTGCTCAAACGACTACAGAGAAAACGCCGAGAACAACTACTTCAAGAAATAGGAGAAATTCGTCAAGAAGCCTCTCAAGGCGTAATTAAATTTGGTTCTGTAGACGATTTCCTCAAGGAGTTAGATACTGGAGAAAAATTGCTTGGACTCCCAAATCTTTGCGAGCATACAAACGCCTAATCCGGCAAAATCCGCAGTTGCGAAGCGCGATAGAAGAAACCCTTCGACAACTTGCAACCGATCCCTTTCATCCTACTCTCAAAACTCACAAACTATCTGGTGAGTTTGATGGGATTTGGTCAGCTTCAATTGATTACAGTTATCGCATTTTGTTTGAGTTCACTGTCACAACTGACTCCGAAGAAGCAATTTTACTGCTCAACCTTGGTAGCCATGATGATGTCTATTAAGGAAAAGTCTATACCTGAAAATCATTTAAAAGGATCGTTTTTGTGGAATTAGATAGTGCGATGGATGTAGGTGCGTTCGCGTAGCGTGCCGTAGGCAATCGCCCTTTTTCGGATGTCAGTGCTGGTGGGGATAAGAGTGCGATCGCGCAGCGTGCGACGAGAGCGCAATCGTACTTTTTGGGATGCAAGTGCTGGTGGGGATGGGGGTGCGATCGCTTCTTTTTTCTATGGAATATTAAAAAGCGATCGCCTTCCAAAATAAAGTGCGATCGCGCAGCTGACGAACCGCATATTGCTACTCATTT
This portion of the Aerosakkonema funiforme FACHB-1375 genome encodes:
- a CDS encoding S8 family serine peptidase, whose product is MSDLDIGVLNSDRNYSGLVDSTDPFDLYKFSLNSPGKVGVSLTGLTGNADLEVLDTGGRVLYNSANGDWSDEAIAIDNLAAGNYTIRVNQVSGEANYNLNVKVENIQVDPLTGLNIESGYFTVGETGQVGVDFINDGGWYKGELAIFSLDGMDRFVPGSVEFIKEAANRSLSNSNLGYVVISDPNEAAKFNVGLANADNDGEYKGVKTFAMKPGDKFGVMLVPNGKVQEVFNQPNIGGSKRPLFSLVTANPNEAFHIGQVADINGTGSAFAIEDQRVDTGTDKDYNDVVFKLTGATGKAVNLDEVINPEKDWRNSKLGKDLIDYVKKEELAIDPKPPVDTTPIDPKPPVDTTPIDPKPPVDTTPIDPKPPVDTTPIDPKPPVDTTPVDPKPPVDTTPVDPKPPVDTTPVDPKPPVDTTPVDPKPPVDTTPVDPTPPIDPTPVDPTPPIDPIPVDPTPPIDPIPVDPTPVDPTPIYNAGNTLATARDLGTLRVNASEIGYSLGVRDFVNNVDEYDYYRFNFEDTNNLNVRLDDLSGDAKVELIQDLNNNNQVDEGEVLEISDGGTASQLINRTPLDKGIYYVRVSPGDAGETNYCLSLTASSPELSIAPNQPLIGIIDTGFSGNNADLDYRRFKLGSDRISNDNNPLLSPGEGNEHGTHILGLIAATQGNGIGIDGINEKAPIWLGRAVGSGNWASSLIEFVDAAKQSGQKNAVVNLSLDLTQINPDGSVTTRYELTPKEREAIEFARQNHVLIVTAAGNDGGVMSVLGQASQEFDNIITVGASNEFDRANYSSYGAGLDILTEGGNTDNPVLSTVKDGVGMMAGTSVAAARATGVASLIWAANPNLSYRQVIDILELTAVDVKTPGWDAETGAGLLNAVSAIELAKKTTPQTYTPFPWVAPLTWSGEGLVTPVDRAASGGNTLATAAVQPDPNFSDSDTVDVNNREKYYEVTIEQPGYLRYTITRSNGTEWLPNVERLRTDGKPTSRQFSSSYSKLYNVGAGSPNGGGYVGGAYIAPVSNTEEMFVDPGTYYFKIDLEDSQNNFLDTFGDEPIVYHTNLQNYNLTSEFIPDRPSSFSGAAQFKTPSGVTVAELNTSDQLNYNPTNSTQPGVNYWLDVNEPGNLSLKISSSIADRIQLQVKKLVGLEGENGAGEILVDTGFVALDLSQPIELKNLNKGRYILEVLPRPSWDNINRQWIQQPYTQPFTINGVFSRQAPNPGEGQVPSYAGGFSKTITSNGVDTHYYANGYLSVQPSGYATWYTYGAGVPLPTIPGATVPGASVPPFSTLGLGTATPVATVPPDYAGNSFNQARNIGVLNSTQTFQDFLGDADPSDYYRFELNNDSNLNWRVDGLNPGVDFQLYNNDFKLQWSTNTPAPNFSSDMAGTYPGTPGTYYIRLKPFASGGSNYNFSLSAIPRNTAPENLQFNLTSNSYSVGETVDLNGKVFDRNGANDISRVDLSLKQNGNEWQFLRSNQSLNRDGQWANFSLSLDDLATGNYELQAIAYDQSGAASNTVTGAFQVTAPFDNNATQWFSNGKTLSGDMLAEYNRLVSQGNYLGNPSFVDSTDRNTYFGTPVRRSFFQQPGQTRGYYSIYQSKYGTFSLGGAIADYYTNTYFNSPNDLNGLFAVDSGLGVPTSSVIRQADGTEVAYFEGGMLTNRYGVVTPTYYQKDRFDLVGQGAPNGTELQWKNDYGYWNPSSVGQPTDSVRRINNGWIQEFKTNPSGDIDNIFLLKDGQSVLGGKDTNNIPNGGPYRVQGGFLNAYRSVGGYERQNGGLGFPTMSQLRSDFNGYELYQAFENGFIAKTYDDHTIIRNWQGQDIQPEISANHWKAEYFNNRDLSGNSVLLEDWGESNSFRREWGDGAPAGVPSDNFSVRLTTQRYFAPGNYQINTNSDDGVRVRIGNQTAIDKWVEQEFKNQHEGYFRSEGGEYPVTVEYFESGGNAALQLNIYFAETVGGSQWRSTFYRWDQNQGNMPPGNFYENSNNIIGVLNLGENRRSDGKYGINQNWGAGSPKGDSRIPNDYFAVRSYTQAKFEAGKTYVARVRADDGFQLSAKRANTEEWVDITPKDQWQQAYGAYKEIQFQVPQSGWYDFHFHHFEERGDAYIDLSWEEVTGGSPNGGGNPGSYPGNGGNSNYLSELNSWSNDQWNWAAGDNTRITGKYWSVETDETNYSSQQAILQIYNELSKQLLGAEYKSSAGYVQDPSYYNDPAAGGQYGYHDGIDIDTPNWTPTNVKALVGGTVSIVQNQVGNYFLQVAGDDGRFYRYGHLSSVNISSGRVNAGDVIGQVGMSSASNHLHFQVNRSKSQPTGYNRWNQADVYGWTLNPLKVFWELRNNGINNTGSGSSSGGSSGSNLGSFPGNNGNNSDIDIQLDFYGEFSQIQKEVIEQAAKNWENIITQDKVVTGVLRIAVTQSTKKISGQNWNAWAESYLDYEKNNRIDWTASNGNDFEGQNRINFNSNRLNEPLSNNWLLRLTMHELGHTLGLDEANPGYDTSLGMDSLMNLSSPNQGGLNEKITEGMYRKLEYLGYQVNRNTGINWLR
- a CDS encoding type II toxin-antitoxin system RelE/ParE family toxin translates to MAWTPKSLRAYKRLIRQNPQLRSAIEETLRQLATDPFHPTLKTHKLSGEFDGIWSASIDYSYRILFEFTVTTDSEEAILLLNLGSHDDVY